Proteins from a genomic interval of Bacteroidales bacterium:
- a CDS encoding glutamine synthetase yields the protein MKDSEISMNPNELVQFLKKPADQFTKDDIISFCEENGIEMVNFRYVAEDGKLKTLNFVINSKEHLDSILSAGERVDGSSLFSFIEAGSSDLYVIPRYKTAFVNPFTEVPTIDILCTFYTNEGKPLESSPEYVLRKAHDLFKKETGATFKALAELEYYVISEREDAYPGVDQKGYHSSEPFAKWEGLRREALVLIAKAGGKIKYGHSEVGCFMTEDKLYEQHEIEFLPTPAEQAVDQFVIAKWIVRMLGYQYGVDISIAPKITVGKAGSGLHFHMMAEKDGCNLMVENGKLSPMARKMIAGILDVADALTAFGNSIPTSYLRLVPHQEAPTNICWGDRNRSVVIRVPLGWSGAQHMIQDANPQDCKCQPESVNKQTFEFRVPDGSADPYLLVAGLIISSLNGIKRPDALEVAEKLYVDVNIFKPEFKEKLATLKQLPLSCYESAEALDAKRASFEANGIFPKGMIDSRIKYLKAFNDKGLSEKLYGKNDEIAKLVQQFLHIA from the coding sequence ATGAAAGATTCTGAAATCTCAATGAACCCTAATGAGCTGGTTCAGTTTTTAAAGAAACCAGCAGATCAATTTACCAAGGATGACATTATATCTTTCTGCGAGGAGAATGGTATTGAAATGGTTAACTTCCGCTATGTTGCTGAGGATGGGAAGTTAAAGACCTTGAATTTTGTTATAAATTCCAAGGAACATCTCGATTCAATACTTTCTGCAGGAGAACGAGTTGATGGGAGTAGCCTTTTTTCATTCATTGAGGCAGGTAGTAGCGATTTGTATGTAATACCTCGTTATAAAACAGCTTTTGTAAACCCTTTTACAGAAGTTCCAACCATTGATATTCTTTGTACTTTCTATACCAATGAGGGAAAACCTCTTGAGAGTTCACCTGAATATGTTTTACGGAAAGCTCACGATTTATTTAAGAAAGAAACAGGAGCTACTTTTAAAGCACTTGCAGAACTTGAGTATTATGTAATTAGTGAGAGAGAAGATGCATACCCTGGTGTTGACCAAAAAGGGTATCATTCCTCCGAGCCATTTGCAAAATGGGAAGGCCTTAGAAGGGAAGCTCTTGTATTAATTGCAAAAGCTGGTGGGAAAATCAAATATGGACACTCCGAGGTTGGTTGCTTTATGACTGAGGATAAACTATACGAGCAGCACGAAATAGAGTTCTTACCAACCCCTGCTGAACAAGCTGTTGACCAGTTTGTAATTGCAAAATGGATTGTTAGAATGCTTGGGTATCAGTATGGTGTTGATATCAGTATTGCCCCTAAGATTACAGTTGGGAAGGCAGGAAGCGGCCTCCATTTCCATATGATGGCAGAGAAGGATGGTTGTAATCTAATGGTTGAGAATGGCAAGTTAAGCCCAATGGCTCGTAAGATGATTGCTGGAATTCTTGACGTTGCAGATGCTCTAACAGCATTTGGAAACTCAATCCCAACTTCATACTTAAGACTTGTGCCTCATCAGGAAGCTCCAACGAATATTTGCTGGGGAGATCGCAACCGTTCAGTAGTTATTCGCGTTCCTCTTGGATGGTCAGGTGCTCAACACATGATTCAAGATGCTAACCCTCAGGATTGCAAATGCCAGCCCGAAAGTGTTAATAAGCAAACTTTTGAATTCAGAGTACCCGATGGTTCTGCTGATCCATACCTTTTGGTTGCAGGGCTTATTATTTCATCTTTAAACGGAATCAAACGTCCAGATGCTCTTGAAGTAGCTGAGAAATTGTATGTAGATGTGAATATATTCAAGCCAGAATTCAAAGAGAAACTGGCTACACTTAAACAGCTACCACTTTCTTGCTATGAATCAGCCGAAGCGCTTGACGCAAAGCGTGCATCATTTGAGGCCAATGGCATCTTCCCAAAAGGTATGATTGATTCTCGAATCAAATATTTAAAGGCTTTTAATGATAAGGGTCTTAGCGAGAAACTTTATGGTAAAAACGACGAAATAGCTAAGTTAGTTCAACAATTCTTGCATATTGCATAG